In Rubrivirga marina, the following are encoded in one genomic region:
- a CDS encoding glucoamylase family protein: MADPTPPSTDALLDAVHRAAFDYFARTTNWANGLVVDNTSAGSPASIAAVGFGLAALPVAVERGWVPRAAARGVALATVRFFRDAPQDGATDGVGHRGFFYHFLDMEEGRRFRGCELSTIDTALLVAGVLCAAAYFDADDPAEAEVRDGAHRIYERVDWDWARDGGETVTMGWTPETGFLRYRWEGYTEALLLYALAAGSPTHPVPRRAFEASTRPYRWKRIYGHDFLYAGPLFIHQFSHLWIDFRGVQDEAMRRRSADLGEPMDYFENSRRATLVQREYAIRNPRGFVGYGPTAWGITASDGPGDAVVTIDGEERRFWGYRARGVPFGPDDGTLAPWAALASLPFAPDVVLECLDELAATHGGTGDTFGFEAAYNPTFPNGDATLGWVCEHYFALDQGPIVLAVENHKTELVWDLMKRCGPVADGLRACGFRGGWLDTA; the protein is encoded by the coding sequence ATGGCCGATCCGACTCCGCCCTCCACCGACGCCCTCCTCGACGCCGTCCACCGCGCGGCGTTCGACTACTTCGCGCGGACGACGAACTGGGCCAACGGCCTCGTCGTCGACAACACGTCGGCGGGGAGCCCGGCGTCGATCGCGGCGGTCGGGTTCGGGCTGGCGGCGCTGCCCGTCGCCGTCGAGCGGGGGTGGGTGCCGCGCGCCGCGGCCCGCGGCGTGGCCCTCGCGACCGTCCGGTTCTTCCGCGACGCGCCCCAGGATGGGGCCACGGACGGCGTCGGCCACCGCGGGTTCTTCTACCACTTCCTCGACATGGAGGAGGGCCGCCGGTTCCGCGGATGCGAGCTGTCGACCATCGACACGGCGCTCCTCGTGGCGGGCGTCCTCTGCGCCGCGGCCTACTTCGACGCCGACGACCCCGCCGAGGCCGAGGTTCGCGACGGCGCGCACCGGATCTACGAGCGCGTGGACTGGGACTGGGCCCGCGACGGCGGCGAGACGGTGACGATGGGGTGGACGCCCGAGACGGGGTTCCTCCGCTACCGCTGGGAAGGCTACACCGAGGCGCTCCTGCTCTACGCGCTCGCGGCCGGCTCGCCGACGCACCCCGTCCCGCGCCGCGCCTTTGAGGCCTCGACGCGGCCCTACCGCTGGAAACGGATCTACGGCCATGACTTCCTCTACGCCGGCCCGCTCTTCATCCACCAGTTCTCGCACCTGTGGATCGACTTCCGCGGGGTCCAGGACGAGGCCATGCGGCGCAGGTCGGCCGACCTCGGCGAGCCGATGGACTATTTCGAGAACAGCCGCCGCGCGACGCTCGTGCAGCGCGAGTACGCGATCCGCAACCCGCGCGGCTTCGTCGGCTACGGCCCGACGGCCTGGGGCATCACCGCCAGCGACGGGCCCGGCGACGCCGTCGTGACGATCGACGGCGAAGAGCGGCGATTCTGGGGCTACCGTGCGCGGGGGGTGCCGTTCGGCCCGGACGACGGGACACTCGCGCCGTGGGCCGCGCTCGCCAGCCTGCCGTTCGCCCCGGACGTCGTGCTCGAGTGCCTCGACGAGCTGGCCGCTACGCACGGCGGCACCGGCGACACGTTCGGCTTCGAGGCCGCGTACAACCCGACGTTCCCCAACGGCGACGCCACGCTGGGGTGGGTCTGCGAACACTACTTCGCGCTGGACCAGGGGCCCATCGTGCTCGCCGTCGAGAACCACAAGACTGAGCTCGTGTGGGACCTCATGAAGCGGTGTGGCCCGGTCGCCGACGGCCTCCGCGCCTGTGGCTTCCGCGGGGGCTGGCTCGACACCGCCTGA
- a CDS encoding alkene reductase, with protein MTSPLLTPFDLGPLALPNRVVLAPLTRSRHERQIPTPLAPTYYAQRASAGLLIAEATQVTPRGQGYPDTPGIYTDEQAEAWQAVTDLVHAVGGRIVLQLWHVGRVSHSAYHGGRLPVAPSAIAAPGKAMTPDFEMMPFETPHALSTEEVAETVRQYAHGARLARQAGFDGVEIHAANGYLIEQFLSSGTNERTDAYGGSLENRLRFLREVTEAVLGEWPGERVGTRFSFGLGTSGVRDARPEETFAAAAELLSEAGLVYLHGVRPNARSGTDGTGGFDAIGLLRDHFDGAVIASAEFDREEGEAIVEAGTADLVAYGRPFLANPDLPIRFAAQAAGLDAPLNEPDRGTFYGGGTEGYTDYPIWDGQPVAIEADV; from the coding sequence ATGACCTCCCCCCTCCTCACTCCGTTCGACCTCGGGCCCTTGGCGCTCCCCAACCGGGTCGTCCTCGCGCCGCTCACGAGGAGCCGGCACGAGCGTCAGATCCCGACCCCGCTCGCGCCTACGTACTACGCGCAGCGGGCCTCGGCCGGCCTCCTCATCGCCGAGGCCACGCAGGTCACGCCGCGCGGGCAGGGCTACCCCGACACGCCCGGCATCTACACCGACGAGCAGGCCGAGGCCTGGCAGGCCGTCACCGACCTCGTCCACGCCGTCGGCGGGCGGATCGTGCTCCAGCTGTGGCACGTCGGCCGGGTGTCGCACTCGGCGTACCACGGCGGCAGGCTGCCCGTGGCGCCGTCGGCGATCGCGGCGCCGGGGAAGGCCATGACGCCGGACTTCGAGATGATGCCGTTCGAGACGCCGCACGCGCTGTCGACCGAAGAGGTCGCCGAGACCGTCCGCCAGTACGCCCACGGCGCGCGGCTGGCGCGGCAGGCTGGGTTCGACGGCGTCGAGATCCACGCGGCCAACGGGTACCTCATCGAGCAATTCCTGTCGTCGGGCACGAACGAGCGGACCGACGCCTACGGCGGCTCGCTCGAGAACCGGCTCCGGTTCCTCCGCGAGGTCACCGAGGCGGTCTTGGGAGAGTGGCCAGGCGAGCGCGTCGGCACGCGGTTCTCGTTCGGGCTTGGGACGAGTGGGGTCCGCGACGCGAGGCCCGAGGAGACTTTCGCCGCCGCGGCCGAGCTGCTGAGCGAGGCCGGGCTCGTCTACCTCCACGGCGTCCGCCCCAACGCCCGATCCGGGACCGATGGCACCGGAGGCTTCGACGCCATCGGCCTGCTCCGCGACCACTTCGACGGCGCCGTGATCGCGAGTGCCGAGTTCGACCGCGAGGAGGGCGAGGCGATCGTCGAGGCGGGAACGGCCGACCTCGTCGCCTACGGCCGCCCGTTCCTCGCCAACCCGGACCTCCCGATCCGGTTCGCGGCCCAGGCCGCCGGCCTCGACGCGCCGCTCAACGAGCCCGACCGGGGGACGTTCTACGGCGGCGGCACCGAGGGCTACACCGACTACCCCATCTGGGACGGCCAGCCGGTGGCCATCGAAGCCGACGTCTGA
- a CDS encoding peroxiredoxin-like family protein, whose protein sequence is MRPALPLALALCLAACADPAEAPAEAASTERPPPSVSDRDTVTAEMAEGSALRVGDRAPDFELPDVGGGTVRLSERLAEGPVVLTFYRGAWCPYCNTQLRDYQEALDRIRAAGASLVAVSPQTPDGSMSMQEKNDLRFAVLSDVGNEVSRDYGLVYQVDRETRERYQAVGIELDSINGTATWELPVPATYVIRPDGTIAYAFVEADYTTRASARQVLDALADLSVSRAS, encoded by the coding sequence ATGCGCCCCGCTCTCCCACTCGCCCTCGCGCTCTGCCTCGCCGCTTGCGCCGACCCGGCCGAGGCGCCGGCCGAGGCCGCCTCGACCGAGCGCCCGCCTCCCTCGGTCAGCGACCGCGACACGGTCACGGCCGAGATGGCCGAAGGTTCAGCCCTTCGGGTGGGCGACCGCGCGCCCGACTTCGAGTTGCCCGACGTGGGGGGCGGGACCGTCCGTCTGAGCGAGCGGCTGGCCGAGGGCCCCGTCGTGCTCACGTTCTACCGCGGGGCGTGGTGCCCGTACTGCAACACGCAGCTCCGCGACTACCAGGAGGCGCTCGACCGGATCCGCGCGGCCGGCGCCTCGCTCGTCGCCGTCTCGCCGCAAACGCCCGACGGGTCGATGTCGATGCAGGAGAAGAACGACCTCCGCTTCGCCGTCCTCTCCGACGTCGGCAACGAGGTCTCGCGCGACTACGGGCTCGTGTACCAGGTCGACCGCGAGACGCGCGAGCGGTACCAGGCAGTCGGGATCGAGCTCGACTCGATCAACGGGACGGCCACCTGGGAGCTCCCGGTCCCGGCGACCTACGTCATCCGGCCCGACGGGACGATCGCCTACGCCTTCGTCGAGGCCGACTACACGACGCGGGCGTCGGCGCGGCAGGTTCTCGATGCGCTGGCCGACCTCTCGGTCTCTCGGGCGAGCTGA
- a CDS encoding acyl-CoA mutase large subunit family protein produces MPADTAAAETTSGLAVPTVATEADLPSDLDGRLGEPGQFPFTRGVYPEMYRTRLWTMRQYAGFSTAAESNARYHALLAAGARGLSVAFDLPTQIGYDPDDPMAEGEVGKVGVSIASIEDMRRLFDGIDLEKVTTSMTINATAPILLALYVAVAKEQGADPKKLGGTIQNDILKEYAARGTYIYPPRPSMRFITDTFAWCAEHTPRWNTISISGYHIREAGATAVEELAFTLADGIAYVEAALDAGLDVDTFGTRLSFFFNAHNDFFEEVAKFRAARTLWAEIMRDRFGATDPKAMMLRFHTQTAGSTLQAQQPLVNVPRVTLQALAAVLGGTQSLHTNGFDEALALPTEQAATLALRTQQVIGHESGVTESVDPLAGSYLVERLTADVETAARRLIEEIDAMGGAVAAIEDGFFQDRIAQSAYRAQREIEAGERVVVGVNRFASDGDEAEVELLRVSDEVREEQVARVQALREARDAGRWEAAMDAVERAARGDENVVPHVLDAVEAEATVGEIAGRLREVWGEYAG; encoded by the coding sequence ATGCCCGCCGACACCGCCGCCGCCGAGACGACCTCCGGCCTCGCCGTCCCCACCGTCGCCACCGAGGCCGACCTCCCTTCCGATCTCGACGGCCGCCTCGGCGAGCCCGGGCAGTTCCCGTTCACGCGCGGCGTCTACCCCGAGATGTACCGGACGCGGCTCTGGACGATGCGCCAGTACGCCGGCTTCTCGACCGCCGCCGAGTCGAACGCGCGCTACCACGCGCTCCTGGCGGCCGGCGCGCGCGGTCTCAGCGTCGCCTTCGACCTGCCGACGCAGATCGGCTACGACCCCGACGACCCGATGGCCGAGGGCGAGGTCGGCAAGGTCGGCGTGTCGATCGCCTCCATCGAGGACATGCGACGGCTGTTCGACGGGATCGATCTGGAGAAGGTCACGACGTCGATGACCATCAATGCGACGGCGCCGATCCTCCTCGCGCTCTACGTGGCCGTCGCCAAGGAGCAGGGGGCGGACCCGAAAAAGCTCGGCGGGACGATCCAGAACGACATCCTCAAGGAGTACGCCGCGCGCGGAACCTACATTTACCCGCCGCGTCCGTCGATGCGGTTTATCACCGACACGTTCGCGTGGTGCGCCGAGCACACCCCGCGCTGGAATACGATCTCCATCAGCGGGTACCACATCCGCGAGGCCGGCGCGACGGCCGTCGAGGAGCTCGCGTTCACGCTCGCCGACGGGATCGCCTACGTCGAGGCCGCCCTCGACGCGGGGCTCGACGTCGACACGTTCGGGACCCGGCTCTCGTTCTTCTTCAACGCGCACAACGACTTCTTCGAGGAGGTCGCCAAGTTCCGGGCGGCACGGACGCTGTGGGCCGAGATCATGCGCGACCGGTTCGGCGCGACGGACCCGAAGGCGATGATGCTCCGGTTCCACACCCAGACGGCCGGCTCGACGCTCCAGGCCCAGCAGCCGCTCGTCAACGTCCCGCGCGTGACGCTCCAGGCCCTGGCGGCCGTCCTCGGCGGGACCCAGTCGCTCCACACGAACGGGTTCGACGAGGCCCTCGCCCTCCCGACCGAGCAGGCGGCGACGCTCGCGCTCCGCACGCAGCAGGTCATCGGCCACGAGAGCGGCGTCACGGAGTCGGTCGACCCGCTCGCAGGCTCGTACCTCGTCGAGCGCTTGACGGCCGACGTGGAGACCGCGGCGCGACGGCTCATCGAGGAGATCGACGCGATGGGCGGGGCGGTCGCGGCCATCGAGGACGGATTCTTTCAAGACCGGATCGCGCAGTCGGCGTACCGGGCGCAGCGCGAGATCGAGGCGGGCGAGCGCGTCGTCGTCGGCGTCAACCGGTTCGCGTCGGACGGCGACGAGGCCGAGGTCGAGCTGCTCCGCGTGTCCGACGAGGTCCGCGAGGAGCAGGTCGCGCGCGTCCAGGCGCTCCGGGAGGCGCGCGACGCCGGCCGGTGGGAGGCTGCGATGGACGCCGTCGAGCGGGCCGCGCGCGGCGACGAGAACGTCGTGCCACACGTGCTCGACGCCGTCGAGGCGGAGGCGACGGTCGGCGAGATCGCCGGGCGGCTTCGCGAGGTCTGGGGCGAGTACGCGGGCTGA
- a CDS encoding DinB family protein produces the protein MPPPRDLSPDARLRHELTALLRGGQAHAGLRALDGVPEAHVNDRVDGLPYSLYDLVWHLRYAQADLLEYATSDDYASKDWPDDYWPDAPADSGDWDRERAAFLRDLDTLVTLAETADLTAELDHAPGYTVLRQLLVAADHNSHHLGQIVALRRQLGLWPPPGEGHPDGV, from the coding sequence ATGCCCCCGCCCCGCGACCTCTCCCCCGACGCCCGCCTCCGCCACGAGCTCACGGCCCTTCTCCGGGGCGGCCAGGCCCACGCCGGGCTCCGCGCGCTCGACGGGGTGCCCGAGGCCCACGTGAACGACCGCGTCGACGGCCTCCCCTACTCGCTTTACGACCTCGTGTGGCACCTCCGCTACGCGCAGGCCGACCTCCTCGAGTACGCGACCTCCGACGACTACGCGTCGAAGGACTGGCCCGACGACTACTGGCCCGACGCCCCGGCCGATTCGGGCGACTGGGACCGCGAGAGGGCCGCCTTCCTCCGCGACCTCGACACGCTCGTGACGCTCGCCGAGACGGCCGACCTCACGGCCGAGCTCGACCACGCGCCCGGCTACACGGTCCTCCGCCAGCTCCTCGTCGCGGCCGACCACAACAGTCACCACCTCGGGCAGATCGTCGCGCTCCGGCGCCAGCTCGGCCTCTGGCCGCCTCCAGGCGAAGGCCACCCGGACGGGGTGTAA
- a CDS encoding YkvA family protein, whose translation MSAPSPLARLRAAARRLEREVDALVVAYRDPRVPRSARVVIGLTVAYALSPVDLIPDVVPVLGVLDDLLVVPFGLWLALRLVPDGVIEDARRRAAEAPGETLALRQTGFRIVLGLWVGLVALAWFAFA comes from the coding sequence GTGTCCGCGCCGTCCCCCCTCGCCCGCCTCCGCGCCGCCGCCCGCCGCCTCGAGCGCGAGGTGGACGCGCTCGTCGTGGCGTACCGCGACCCCCGCGTTCCCCGCTCCGCCCGCGTCGTCATCGGGCTGACCGTGGCGTACGCCCTGAGTCCGGTCGACCTGATCCCGGACGTGGTCCCCGTGCTGGGGGTGCTCGACGACCTCCTCGTCGTCCCGTTCGGGCTGTGGCTCGCGCTCCGCCTCGTGCCGGACGGCGTGATCGAGGACGCGCGCCGGCGGGCGGCCGAGGCGCCCGGTGAGACGCTCGCGTTGCGCCAGACGGGCTTCCGCATCGTGCTCGGCCTGTGGGTCGGGCTCGTGGCGCTGGCCTGGTTCGCGTTCGCCTGA
- the ppdK gene encoding pyruvate, phosphate dikinase, translating to MPTVDTDRRWVYAFEDAPADARALLGGKGAGLAAMTAAGLPVPPGFTITTEACVAYQDAGHHVPDGLWDQTETALAEVEAAAGRRFGDADDPLLLSVRSGAAVSMPGMMDTVLNLGLNDGTAAALARQTGDERFAYDAYRRFVAMFGEIVMGVEADRFERIVQRAKGQTEGGQDTDLSVDQLKEIVAQSKRVIAGQTRQHFPDDPREQLRQAVAAVFDSWDNDRAVHYRRVHNIPDDIGTGVTVQAMVFGNKGWDSGTGVAFTRDPSTGAKGLYGEYLLNAQGEDVVAGIRTPKPIAEMAGDLPETFDQFQALADQLEQTYGDVQDIEFTIEQGTLWLLQTRTAKRSGAAAVRIAVEMVGEGVIDERTAVGRVDPAALEALLHPAVNDDAEVELLAEGLPASPGAAQGRVAFTSDDAEARAAEGEPVVLVRQQTSPEDFHGMVAAVAVVTAEGGMTSHAAVVARGMGTPCVAGASSLRLDAAQGRLEAGGHTVLDGDWVTVDGATGRVLLGRVPTKDPELGDDFRTLMSWADDVRRLGVRANADTGEDAAKAREFGAEGIGLCRTEHMFFGDERLQPMREMILAEDAGAREAALRKLLPLQRRDFDALLRAMDGLPVTVRLLDPPLHEFLPDLLELTGRIAETKLALKQATTLEEMDRLLDESAASRALLRQVEKLHEENPMLGLRGCRLGMLYPEITQMQVRALFEAAADCVEDGIGVQPEVMIPLVSAAAEIETQAALVRETADAVLAERGVALDYLVGTMIELPRAALRAGDIARTAEFFSFGTNDLTQTTFGLSRDDAGRFLSAYVERGVLPADPFQTLDVEGVGELVRLGTDRGRAERPDLKVGVCGEHGGDPASVAFFHGVGLDYVSCSPFRVPVARLAAARATLGGDAS from the coding sequence ATGCCGACCGTCGACACCGACCGCCGCTGGGTCTACGCCTTCGAAGACGCCCCCGCCGATGCTAGAGCCCTGCTCGGCGGCAAGGGCGCCGGGCTGGCTGCCATGACCGCGGCCGGCCTCCCGGTCCCGCCCGGGTTCACCATCACGACCGAGGCCTGCGTGGCCTACCAGGACGCTGGGCACCACGTCCCCGATGGCCTCTGGGACCAGACGGAAACCGCGCTGGCCGAGGTCGAGGCCGCCGCCGGCCGCCGCTTCGGCGACGCCGACGACCCGTTGCTCCTGTCCGTCCGCTCCGGTGCCGCCGTCTCGATGCCGGGCATGATGGACACCGTCCTCAACCTCGGGCTCAACGACGGGACGGCCGCCGCGCTGGCCCGCCAGACCGGCGACGAGCGCTTCGCCTACGACGCCTATCGGCGGTTCGTCGCGATGTTCGGCGAGATCGTGATGGGCGTCGAGGCCGACCGGTTCGAGCGGATCGTGCAGCGGGCGAAGGGCCAGACCGAGGGCGGCCAGGACACGGACCTCTCCGTCGACCAGCTCAAGGAGATCGTGGCCCAGTCGAAGCGCGTGATCGCCGGGCAGACCCGGCAGCACTTCCCCGACGACCCGCGCGAGCAGCTCCGCCAGGCCGTCGCGGCCGTGTTCGACAGCTGGGACAACGACCGCGCCGTCCACTACCGCCGCGTCCACAACATCCCGGACGACATCGGGACGGGCGTGACGGTCCAGGCCATGGTGTTCGGCAACAAGGGCTGGGACTCGGGCACCGGCGTCGCCTTCACGCGCGACCCCTCGACCGGCGCGAAGGGGCTCTATGGCGAGTACCTCCTCAATGCCCAGGGCGAGGACGTCGTCGCCGGGATCCGCACGCCGAAGCCGATCGCCGAGATGGCCGGCGACCTGCCCGAGACGTTCGACCAGTTCCAAGCCCTGGCCGACCAGCTCGAGCAGACCTACGGGGACGTCCAGGACATCGAGTTCACGATCGAGCAGGGCACGCTGTGGCTCCTCCAGACGCGGACGGCCAAGCGCTCCGGCGCCGCCGCGGTCCGCATCGCGGTCGAGATGGTGGGCGAGGGCGTGATCGACGAGCGGACGGCCGTCGGGCGCGTCGACCCGGCCGCGCTGGAGGCCCTGCTCCACCCGGCCGTCAACGACGACGCCGAGGTCGAGCTCCTCGCCGAGGGCCTGCCGGCCAGCCCGGGCGCCGCGCAGGGCCGCGTGGCCTTCACCTCCGACGACGCCGAGGCCCGCGCCGCCGAGGGCGAGCCCGTCGTCCTCGTCCGCCAGCAGACCTCCCCGGAGGACTTCCACGGGATGGTCGCCGCCGTCGCTGTGGTGACGGCCGAGGGCGGGATGACGAGCCACGCCGCCGTCGTCGCCCGCGGGATGGGCACGCCGTGCGTGGCCGGGGCCAGCTCCCTCCGCCTCGACGCCGCGCAGGGCCGCCTCGAGGCCGGCGGCCACACGGTCCTCGACGGCGACTGGGTCACGGTCGACGGCGCCACGGGCCGCGTCCTCCTCGGGCGGGTCCCGACGAAGGACCCCGAGCTCGGCGACGACTTCCGCACGCTCATGTCCTGGGCCGACGACGTCCGCCGCCTCGGCGTCCGCGCCAACGCCGACACGGGCGAGGACGCGGCCAAGGCCCGCGAGTTCGGGGCCGAGGGGATCGGGCTGTGCCGGACCGAGCACATGTTCTTCGGCGACGAGCGGCTCCAGCCGATGCGCGAGATGATCCTCGCCGAGGACGCCGGCGCCCGCGAGGCCGCCCTCCGGAAGCTCCTCCCCCTCCAGCGCCGGGACTTCGACGCGCTCCTCCGCGCCATGGACGGCCTGCCCGTGACGGTCCGCCTCCTCGACCCGCCGCTCCACGAGTTCCTCCCCGACCTCCTGGAGCTGACCGGGCGGATCGCCGAGACCAAGCTGGCGCTGAAGCAGGCGACGACGCTGGAGGAGATGGACCGCCTCCTCGACGAGTCGGCCGCGTCGCGCGCCCTGCTCCGGCAGGTCGAGAAGCTCCACGAGGAGAACCCCATGCTCGGGCTCCGCGGATGCCGGCTCGGGATGCTCTACCCCGAGATCACCCAGATGCAGGTCCGCGCCCTGTTCGAGGCCGCGGCCGACTGCGTGGAGGACGGCATCGGGGTTCAGCCCGAGGTGATGATCCCACTCGTGTCGGCCGCCGCCGAGATCGAGACGCAGGCCGCGCTCGTCCGCGAGACCGCCGACGCGGTCCTCGCCGAGCGCGGCGTCGCGCTCGACTACCTCGTCGGGACGATGATCGAGCTGCCCCGCGCCGCGCTCCGGGCCGGCGACATCGCCCGGACCGCCGAGTTCTTCTCGTTCGGGACCAACGACCTCACGCAGACCACGTTCGGCCTGAGCCGCGACGACGCCGGCCGGTTCCTCTCGGCCTACGTCGAGCGCGGCGTCCTCCCCGCCGACCCGTTCCAGACGCTCGACGTCGAGGGCGTGGGCGAACTGGTCCGCCTCGGAACCGACCGAGGCCGGGCCGAGCGCCCGGATCTGAAAGTCGGCGTGTGCGGCGAGCACGGGGGCGACCCCGCGTCGGTCGCCTTCTTCCACGGCGTCGGGCTCGACTACGTGAGCTGCTCGCCGTTCCGGGTGCCCGTCGCCCGTCTGGCCGCCGCCCGCGCCACCCTCGGCGGCGACGCCTCGTGA
- a CDS encoding P-II family nitrogen regulator, translating into MQTVSYRLVTIISERTLRDKLIDAVHRLGATGHTLADVKGEGSRRHGLGMPGVSAVKIETVVTSEVADRIASYVAERYFEHHSVIVYLQDVEVLRGSKYAPHNDEA; encoded by the coding sequence ATGCAGACCGTCTCGTACCGTCTCGTCACGATCATTTCGGAGCGGACCCTCCGCGACAAGCTCATTGATGCCGTCCACCGGCTCGGCGCGACGGGGCACACGCTCGCTGACGTAAAAGGCGAGGGGTCCCGGCGACACGGTCTCGGGATGCCAGGCGTCTCGGCGGTCAAGATCGAGACGGTCGTCACGTCCGAAGTGGCCGACCGAATCGCGTCCTACGTCGCCGAGCGATACTTCGAGCACCACTCGGTCATTGTTTACCTCCAGGACGTGGAGGTCCTCCGGGGGAGCAAGTACGCCCCCCACAACGACGAGGCCTGA
- a CDS encoding sodium-dependent bicarbonate transport family permease, which yields MLDILLTSLLSPVVLAFALGALAVAVKSDLEIPEPLYQALSIYLLLAIGLKGGVALSKTPLGEVVGPVGATFALGVLTPLTAYTVLRRLGRMDRTNAAALAAHYGSVSAVTFIAAQAVAAYAGSPSEGFMPALVAVLEVPAIIVGLLIAYARGERAGSWQEALREVVTGRSIVLLVGGMAIGWVAGEEGTAAVAPFFVAGFQGALMLFLLDMGMTAARRLRDLRSVGPFLVAFGVGMPIVHGALGVWVGLLAGLSVGGAAVLGAMVSSASYIAAPAAIRVGLPEANPAYYLTASLGITFPFNLTVGIPIYLALAEWLGA from the coding sequence GTGCTCGACATCCTCCTCACCAGCCTGCTGTCGCCGGTTGTCCTGGCGTTCGCGCTCGGTGCGTTGGCGGTCGCGGTCAAGAGCGACCTCGAGATCCCGGAGCCGCTGTATCAGGCGCTCTCGATCTACCTCCTGCTCGCGATCGGGCTGAAGGGCGGCGTCGCCCTAAGCAAGACGCCGCTCGGTGAGGTCGTCGGGCCGGTCGGGGCCACGTTCGCGCTGGGCGTGCTCACCCCGCTCACAGCGTACACCGTGCTCCGGCGGCTGGGGCGGATGGACCGGACGAACGCGGCGGCGCTGGCGGCTCACTACGGGTCCGTCTCGGCCGTCACGTTCATCGCGGCGCAGGCCGTGGCGGCGTATGCAGGGAGCCCATCGGAGGGGTTCATGCCCGCGCTCGTGGCGGTGCTCGAGGTGCCGGCCATCATTGTCGGGCTCCTCATCGCGTACGCCCGCGGGGAGCGGGCGGGGTCGTGGCAAGAAGCGCTCCGCGAGGTGGTCACGGGGCGGAGCATCGTGCTGTTGGTCGGGGGGATGGCGATCGGGTGGGTGGCCGGGGAGGAGGGGACGGCGGCCGTCGCGCCATTCTTCGTGGCCGGGTTCCAGGGAGCGCTCATGTTGTTCCTCCTCGACATGGGGATGACGGCGGCCCGGCGCCTACGGGACCTCCGGTCCGTCGGTCCGTTCCTTGTCGCGTTCGGCGTCGGGATGCCCATCGTGCACGGGGCGCTCGGGGTGTGGGTGGGGTTGCTGGCGGGGCTGTCGGTCGGCGGTGCGGCCGTGCTCGGGGCGATGGTCTCCAGCGCGTCGTACATCGCGGCCCCGGCGGCCATCCGTGTCGGGCTCCCCGAGGCGAATCCGGCGTACTACCTCACGGCCTCGCTCGGGATCACCTTCCCGTTCAACCTCACCGTCGGCATCCCGATCTACCTCGCCCTCGCGGAATGGCTGGGAGCCTAG